The Prunus dulcis chromosome 3, ALMONDv2, whole genome shotgun sequence genome segment atatatatatatatatatgcttatgGGCAGAATGTGATGAGGTAGTCAGGGCTAGCACTGCATGTAAAGGTGCTGCTCTTGTCATCATAAGCATAGCTATAAGCTTGAGGGCACTGGGTCTTGAAGATCTTAGAGTAGTCAGTGGGAGGGCATGTCTCCGGCTTGTCGTTAGGGGGAGTGCAACAGTATTGTGGCTGGTTGAATGCTAAGCAAGCGCTCTTGCACGCAATTACGCTTCCATCAGATCCCTTCACTTGTAACTGAGCCGGGCACACTTTGTTAACATCGGCAGGGCAAGTTGAGGCCTTACACTCGCCGGTGCCACCTTGTGGAGCCACGGCCATGGGCAAGTTGAAGCCGTCAACAAGACTAACGTCGTAGAAATCTTGACCCCCGTTCGAAGCAATAGTGATTTCT includes the following:
- the LOC117620758 gene encoding thaumatin-like protein 1 is translated as MMMMKSQAALLGLTTLAILFFSGAHAAKITFTNKCSYTVWPGTLTGDQKPQLSLTGFELATGISRSVDAPSPWSGRFFGRTRCSTDASGKFTCATADCGSGQVSCNGNGAAPPATLVEITIASNGGQDFYDVSLVDGFNLPMAVAPQGGTGECKASTCPADVNKVCPAQLQVKGSDGSVIACKSACLAFNQPQYCCTPPNDKPETCPPTDYSKIFKTQCPQAYSYAYDDKSSTFTCSASPDYLITFCP